A section of the Petrimonas sulfuriphila genome encodes:
- a CDS encoding 3-phosphoglycerate dehydrogenase: protein MKFLIATEKPFAPAAVKQIREIIENAGHETVLLEKYTDKNELLHAVSTADAMIVRSDVVDKEVLDAAGNLKIVVRAGAGYDNVDLHAATANNICVMNTPGQNSNAVAELVFGMLLYLARCSFDGSTGSELKGKRLGLHAFGYIGKQVAKIANGFGMEVLAYSPSLALNPEKGKAFNVTAVQSPGELYEKSEIISLHMPANDQTRGSIDYDLLSKLPQKGIVINTARKEVVNEADMLRIMEERPGFKYATDIKPVNHDKMARKFGNRYLASAKKCGAQTSEANVNAGLAAAEQIVKFFADGDETFRVNPIK from the coding sequence ATGAAATTTTTAATTGCAACCGAAAAACCCTTTGCGCCAGCTGCAGTTAAACAAATCAGGGAAATTATTGAAAATGCAGGCCATGAAACTGTTTTGCTGGAGAAATACACGGACAAAAACGAACTTCTACATGCTGTATCAACCGCAGATGCGATGATTGTCCGCAGTGACGTTGTCGATAAAGAAGTACTGGATGCGGCCGGAAACCTGAAAATTGTCGTCCGCGCCGGAGCCGGATACGACAACGTTGATCTTCATGCAGCCACCGCCAACAATATTTGCGTGATGAATACACCCGGGCAAAACTCCAATGCTGTAGCCGAACTGGTTTTCGGTATGCTTCTCTATCTTGCCCGTTGCAGTTTTGACGGATCTACCGGTTCGGAACTCAAAGGGAAAAGACTGGGTCTTCACGCTTTCGGATACATTGGAAAACAGGTCGCAAAGATCGCCAACGGCTTCGGAATGGAAGTGTTGGCCTACTCCCCTTCGCTGGCCCTCAATCCTGAAAAGGGAAAAGCATTCAACGTAACCGCTGTGCAATCGCCCGGTGAGTTGTATGAGAAAAGTGAAATCATATCGCTCCACATGCCGGCAAACGACCAAACCAGGGGTAGTATTGATTACGATTTATTGAGCAAGTTACCGCAAAAAGGCATCGTGATCAATACTGCACGCAAAGAGGTGGTAAACGAAGCCGACATGTTACGTATCATGGAAGAACGGCCGGGGTTCAAATACGCTACCGATATTAAACCGGTGAATCACGATAAAATGGCGCGAAAGTTTGGTAACCGCTACCTGGCATCTGCCAAAAAATGCGGGGCACAAACCAGTGAAGCCAACGTAAACGCAGGGCTTGCCGCAGCAGAACAAATCGTAAAATTCTTTGCCGATGGAGATGAAACGTTCAGGGTAAATCCGATAAAATAA
- a CDS encoding BlaI/MecI/CopY family transcriptional regulator encodes MERLTPQEENIMLHVWQIGECAIKDVHDRLEEPKLPYTTVASVFNNLENKGYLNKSRSGNMKVFTPRISEATYKRHFLSGVVKSYFDNSYKELVSFFAKEQKISSEELEEIIRLIEKKKK; translated from the coding sequence ATGGAAAGATTAACACCTCAGGAAGAAAACATTATGCTCCACGTGTGGCAAATTGGCGAATGTGCCATAAAAGATGTCCACGACAGGCTCGAGGAGCCTAAATTACCCTACACCACCGTGGCTTCAGTATTCAACAACCTTGAGAACAAGGGTTATCTCAATAAATCACGTTCCGGCAACATGAAAGTTTTCACCCCAAGGATCTCGGAAGCGACGTACAAAAGACATTTTCTGTCGGGAGTAGTGAAAAGCTATTTCGATAATTCGTATAAAGAACTGGTGTCGTTCTTTGCCAAGGAGCAGAAAATTTCGTCCGAGGAACTGGAAGAAATTATTCGTCTGATTGAGAAAAAAAAGAAATAG
- a CDS encoding M56 family metallopeptidase, producing METQFFIYLAKVNGALLLFYLLYIAVFRHDTFIRLRRSYLLSAVLFSLLYPLFTVDSLGGLFSILQSRQPVEATIELGEPTALLLESDAAGFTVPWRFIVQSILLLGSLFFAFRLIMQVVSIVRIRRRCREEVISGYKILNASHEITPFSFFKWIIVNTDAHSEEELQQILIHESTHVRQWHSADVLLGELLSVFFWWNPAVWLLKREIVINLEYLADNDVLQHGVNSREYQYHLLKLTYHETAVPLSNHFNVSQLKQRITMMNKTQSSAVKLAKYLTVIPLVLLLITLNSCLSKEKQTDEKSNDQTEELQNSSSKNDIKADVSEGYVPPVTDSQEEIFSVVEEQPLYPGGNAAMMKFLSNNIKYPVAAQEKGTQGRVITNFVVEKDGSLSDIQVIRGVDPSLDAEALRVLKTMPKWKPGKQKGEEVRVRFTLPVVFRLQSPPPPPPPPPTPVKESGSNDVFVVVEKQPEFPGGNAAMMKFLSDNIKYPAEAQEKGIHGRIITNFVVEKDGSLNEVKVVRGVDPLLDAEAVRVIQSMPNWKPGTQKGETVRVRYTLPVVFRLQQ from the coding sequence ATGGAAACGCAATTTTTCATATACCTGGCCAAAGTAAACGGAGCTTTGCTGCTTTTTTACCTGCTGTATATTGCGGTTTTTCGGCACGATACGTTCATCCGGCTACGGAGGTCGTACCTATTGTCGGCTGTTCTGTTTTCGTTGCTTTATCCTCTTTTTACAGTAGATTCCCTGGGTGGATTATTTTCAATCTTGCAGTCACGTCAACCCGTGGAAGCGACTATTGAACTCGGTGAACCTACCGCTCTTCTGCTGGAAAGTGACGCTGCCGGATTTACGGTTCCATGGAGGTTTATTGTTCAAAGCATACTTCTTTTAGGAAGCCTTTTTTTTGCTTTCCGGTTGATCATGCAAGTCGTTTCCATTGTCCGGATCCGGCGCCGGTGCCGGGAAGAGGTTATTTCGGGATACAAAATCCTAAACGCTTCACACGAAATAACTCCCTTCTCGTTTTTCAAATGGATAATCGTAAATACGGATGCACACTCCGAAGAAGAGCTACAGCAGATCCTCATCCACGAAAGCACCCATGTCCGCCAATGGCATTCGGCAGATGTGTTGTTGGGTGAGTTGCTTTCCGTCTTTTTCTGGTGGAATCCGGCAGTCTGGCTGTTGAAGCGCGAAATCGTCATCAACCTCGAATACCTGGCCGATAACGATGTGCTTCAACACGGTGTAAACAGCAGGGAATACCAATACCACCTGCTCAAACTGACTTATCACGAAACGGCCGTTCCGTTAAGTAATCACTTTAATGTATCACAATTAAAACAGCGTATCACGATGATGAACAAAACCCAATCGTCGGCAGTGAAGCTGGCCAAGTACCTGACTGTAATTCCGCTGGTTCTGCTGCTGATAACCTTGAACAGTTGTTTGAGTAAAGAAAAGCAAACCGACGAAAAATCGAACGATCAAACGGAAGAATTACAAAACTCTTCCAGTAAGAACGATATCAAAGCAGATGTTAGTGAAGGTTATGTACCACCTGTAACCGACAGTCAAGAAGAGATTTTTTCAGTAGTGGAAGAGCAACCGCTTTATCCCGGCGGAAACGCCGCCATGATGAAATTCCTGAGCAACAATATAAAATATCCGGTGGCAGCGCAGGAGAAAGGGACTCAAGGACGTGTCATCACCAATTTTGTGGTGGAAAAAGACGGTAGCCTGTCCGATATCCAAGTAATTCGTGGTGTTGACCCGTCACTGGATGCGGAAGCTTTACGTGTACTAAAAACCATGCCTAAATGGAAACCTGGAAAGCAGAAGGGCGAAGAAGTGAGGGTACGCTTCACGCTTCCGGTAGTTTTCCGCTTGCAGTCTCCTCCTCCGCCGCCACCACCGCCACCAACACCTGTAAAGGAAAGTGGTTCCAATGACGTTTTCGTTGTGGTAGAAAAACAACCTGAATTCCCCGGTGGAAACGCTGCCATGATGAAATTCCTGAGCGACAACATAAAGTATCCGGCGGAAGCACAGGAAAAAGGAATACACGGACGTATAATTACTAATTTTGTGGTGGAAAAGGACGGTAGCCTCAACGAAGTGAAAGTGGTTCGTGGTGTCGATCCCTTGCTGGACGCGGAAGCCGTTAGGGTTATTCAGTCGATGCCCAACTGGAAACCGGGAACACAAAAAGGAGAGACAGTAAGAGTAAGGTATACGTTACCCGTTGTTTTTAGGTTGCAACAATAA
- a CDS encoding TonB family protein, whose amino-acid sequence MEALIAYIIKVNIALIFFYLLYVIFLKKDTFFAFRRYFILAATVFSFVYPFITVSAWENIISFEKPQKYTTQVTVEDPAFAVVLADEGQTAEPVNTININWWQVLLLLLSAGVVFFLARFTWQLVSILQIKHKSIRKNIDGMEVFDLYDEITPFSFFRWIFIHLDSHSDTEIKQILLHEQTHARQWHSVDIILMELLCVFLWWNPIIWLMKRETAINLEHLADNGVLRKGVNSRDYQYYLLRLTYHQNATRIVNNFNVSLLKQRITMMNKTKSPARKLVKYLIALPLALLLMAGNSVYAQNQRESEIFTEVEKYPEFPGGNQAFMKYLVESIKYPVKAQENNEQGRVITNFVVEKDGSISNIKVIRGVTAALDAEAVRLLNSMPNWQSGEHQGKPARVRFTLPIVFRLQGGSAGKSQSPVTPVSADVNEKGKILDEVVVVGYGPTHRESIPSPQEYAESNGNELFIVVEVQPQYPGGDITMNKFISDNLQYPKIAQENGIQGRVITQFIVEKDGSLSDIQVVRGVDPSLDKEAIRLIRLMPEWIPGTQRGNKVRVRYTLPVTFRLSDEAPTVEAAKGVQGKLNDPVIKIGSSDATFVVVEEQPEFPGGNAAMMNFITENIRYPKEAHEKGIQGRVITKFIVRKDGSIDSVQIARGVDPLLDAEAIRVVESMPTWKPGKQRGQPVNVMFTLPVVFRLDKKTEDGIQKSQTSSKNVQNPEFPGGENAYMKFLSDNIKYPVIAQENGIQGFIDAVFNIDTKGKVTFVKFNRSVDPSLDKEVKRVIELMPDWIPGKFNGAATSITSGASFVFRLQGDGVDEYKGPTPSNAIVVVGYGSSKK is encoded by the coding sequence ATGGAAGCACTTATCGCATACATCATTAAAGTTAACATAGCACTGATATTTTTTTATTTGCTGTATGTTATTTTCTTGAAAAAAGACACATTTTTTGCTTTCAGGCGCTATTTTATTTTAGCAGCGACAGTGTTTTCATTTGTTTACCCGTTTATTACCGTATCTGCCTGGGAAAATATAATTTCATTTGAAAAACCACAGAAATACACTACTCAGGTAACGGTGGAAGATCCTGCTTTTGCCGTTGTTTTGGCAGACGAAGGTCAAACAGCGGAACCTGTCAACACGATTAACATTAACTGGTGGCAGGTTTTACTTCTCTTATTGTCCGCAGGAGTAGTCTTCTTCTTAGCTCGTTTTACCTGGCAACTGGTCAGTATTTTACAGATAAAACACAAAAGCATCAGGAAGAATATTGATGGGATGGAGGTATTCGACTTATACGATGAAATAACACCGTTTTCTTTCTTCCGATGGATCTTCATCCACCTCGACTCACATTCCGACACCGAAATTAAACAGATACTTCTGCACGAACAAACGCATGCACGCCAATGGCATTCTGTTGATATTATTCTCATGGAGTTGCTTTGCGTATTTTTATGGTGGAACCCCATCATCTGGCTGATGAAGAGGGAAACAGCCATTAACCTGGAACATCTGGCCGACAACGGTGTTTTGCGAAAAGGAGTAAACAGCCGCGATTATCAATATTATCTTCTACGCCTTACCTACCACCAAAATGCTACCCGGATTGTAAACAATTTTAATGTATCACTTTTAAAACAACGTATCACGATGATGAACAAAACCAAATCGCCGGCACGAAAGCTGGTAAAATACCTGATTGCCCTGCCATTGGCGCTTCTTTTAATGGCAGGCAACAGTGTTTACGCCCAAAACCAAAGAGAGAGTGAAATCTTTACAGAAGTAGAGAAATATCCTGAATTCCCGGGAGGGAACCAGGCATTTATGAAGTATCTTGTCGAAAGCATCAAGTATCCGGTTAAAGCTCAGGAAAACAACGAACAAGGCAGAGTTATCACCAACTTTGTGGTAGAAAAGGACGGAAGTATTTCCAATATTAAAGTCATCCGTGGAGTAACTGCCGCGCTGGATGCCGAAGCCGTGAGGTTGCTGAACTCCATGCCTAATTGGCAATCTGGCGAACATCAGGGTAAACCCGCCAGGGTACGGTTTACCTTGCCGATTGTCTTCAGGTTACAAGGCGGCAGCGCAGGGAAGAGCCAGAGCCCTGTAACGCCGGTTTCTGCAGATGTCAATGAAAAAGGAAAAATCCTGGACGAAGTGGTCGTTGTAGGCTATGGGCCAACCCATCGAGAATCGATACCTTCCCCACAGGAATATGCCGAATCAAACGGCAACGAACTCTTTATTGTTGTGGAAGTCCAGCCGCAATATCCCGGTGGAGATATAACCATGAACAAATTCATTTCTGACAACTTACAATATCCAAAAATTGCACAAGAGAATGGAATTCAAGGACGAGTAATCACTCAGTTTATTGTTGAAAAAGACGGAAGCCTTTCCGATATCCAGGTTGTTCGTGGTGTAGATCCATCGTTAGACAAAGAAGCTATACGTCTTATTCGCTTAATGCCTGAGTGGATCCCCGGAACGCAGCGTGGAAACAAAGTAAGGGTAAGATATACGTTGCCTGTTACATTCCGGTTGTCGGATGAAGCACCAACCGTCGAGGCCGCTAAGGGTGTTCAAGGGAAACTGAATGATCCTGTAATAAAGATTGGAAGCAGTGACGCAACTTTTGTTGTAGTTGAAGAACAGCCCGAATTTCCGGGTGGAAACGCAGCCATGATGAACTTCATTACCGAAAACATCCGTTATCCGAAAGAGGCACACGAAAAAGGAATTCAGGGACGTGTAATCACCAAGTTCATAGTGAGGAAAGATGGCAGTATAGACAGCGTACAAATCGCACGGGGGGTTGACCCGTTACTGGATGCCGAGGCCATCCGGGTAGTGGAATCGATGCCAACGTGGAAGCCGGGCAAGCAACGCGGACAACCCGTAAACGTAATGTTTACCCTGCCTGTCGTTTTCAGGTTGGATAAAAAGACGGAGGATGGCATTCAAAAAAGTCAAACCTCATCGAAAAATGTACAAAACCCTGAATTTCCGGGAGGAGAAAATGCTTATATGAAGTTCTTATCGGATAACATTAAGTATCCCGTTATTGCACAGGAGAACGGTATCCAGGGGTTTATAGATGCCGTGTTCAACATCGATACAAAGGGAAAAGTCACTTTTGTTAAATTCAATAGATCCGTTGACCCGTCCTTGGACAAGGAAGTTAAACGCGTGATAGAATTAATGCCTGACTGGATCCCCGGCAAGTTTAATGGAGCAGCGACAAGCATTACGAGTGGAGCCTCCTTTGTTTTCCGCCTGCAAGGCGATGGCGTTGATGAGTATAAAGGCCCAACTCCCAGCAACGCAATAGTTGTTGTAGGATACGGAAGTTCGAAGAAATAA
- a CDS encoding tetratricopeptide repeat protein encodes MKTEFAISVVLTMVSVSVSAQTLTAHDFMQQYRYREAIEWLETQPETAENLLLKAESHERLYNHTDALPVYERLLLNNPDDVALLISAAECASQAGDTESALKYWIKADSLSPENLFFQTKKAIAYYRNGNWQETIESTQTVFQSDSIPLLLRMTGDAFQNIHEPIWANYFYTKAYEKNPSDHLSLSRICEYFYAMEEDGYDTVAVMTEKYLNEINPNQKTIGQLNGMANYSSGRFDKAIDRLKAIVEIGDSSYTTTYFLGMSNYAKGWYYEAVKWLGKAYDLNRNDVNMFYYYGTALGRTKNRERAVEILQEGMDKIDKMSGMLPDFDISIAEAYQNTNDHAKAIQYYFSAYKRQPDRHNLLYSIAHAYDTAKDYKNAITTYERFLKTAPKDFDVASFAVAKDEKMNAENIYYIVSFKRIKELREQLFMQSGNK; translated from the coding sequence ATGAAAACCGAATTTGCAATTTCAGTTGTTTTGACGATGGTGTCGGTTTCCGTATCGGCACAAACGCTAACGGCACACGATTTCATGCAACAATATCGTTACCGGGAAGCCATTGAATGGCTCGAAACCCAGCCCGAAACCGCTGAAAATCTGTTATTGAAAGCTGAAAGCCACGAAAGACTCTACAACCATACCGATGCCCTGCCCGTTTACGAACGTCTCTTACTGAATAACCCCGATGATGTAGCACTGTTGATCTCTGCCGCAGAATGCGCATCGCAAGCCGGAGACACAGAATCGGCACTAAAATATTGGATAAAAGCAGACAGTCTATCGCCTGAAAATCTGTTTTTTCAGACTAAAAAAGCGATAGCATATTATCGGAACGGTAACTGGCAGGAAACCATCGAGAGCACACAAACGGTTTTCCAGTCAGACTCAATTCCGCTGCTTCTGCGAATGACGGGTGATGCGTTTCAAAACATCCACGAACCCATTTGGGCAAACTATTTTTACACGAAAGCATACGAGAAAAATCCGTCCGATCATCTTTCGCTTAGCCGTATTTGCGAATATTTTTACGCCATGGAAGAAGACGGATACGACACGGTAGCGGTTATGACCGAAAAATACCTGAACGAAATTAATCCGAACCAAAAAACCATCGGACAACTTAACGGAATGGCAAACTATTCCTCCGGAAGATTCGACAAAGCAATAGATCGCCTGAAAGCAATTGTGGAAATAGGCGATAGCTCCTACACCACCACCTATTTCCTGGGGATGAGCAATTACGCCAAGGGTTGGTACTACGAAGCCGTGAAATGGCTCGGCAAAGCTTATGATCTTAATCGCAATGATGTGAATATGTTCTACTATTACGGAACAGCGCTCGGGCGAACAAAAAACCGGGAAAGAGCCGTGGAGATATTACAGGAAGGTATGGACAAGATAGATAAGATGTCAGGAATGCTGCCTGATTTCGACATATCGATAGCGGAGGCCTATCAAAATACGAACGATCACGCCAAGGCAATACAATATTACTTTTCCGCATATAAGCGCCAGCCCGACCGGCACAATCTTTTGTACAGCATCGCACATGCTTACGACACGGCAAAAGATTACAAAAACGCCATCACCACCTACGAACGTTTCCTGAAAACTGCCCCCAAAGATTTCGATGTCGCCAGCTTCGCCGTCGCCAAAGACGAAAAAATGAACGCAGAAAACATTTATTACATAGTCAGTTTCAAGCGCATAAAGGAATTGCGGGAGCAGTTATTTATGCAGTCGGGAAATAAATAA